Genomic window (Streptomyces yatensis):
CACCATGCGCCCCCTCACCCGCGCCCGCGCCACCCTCCTCCCCGACACCGCCCGCGCCACCACTGCCACCACTGCCACCACTCGGCCACACGGTGACCCCGGACGGCGTGGTGACCGCCTGCTGAGGCTCATACGCGGGCGGATCGGGATACCCCGCACCACCGCCGTACGAGAAGGGATAGGACTCGTCTGCGCCGCTACGGCGTGTGCTGTCCGTCATGTCTATGACTGTGCGACCGAAGTATGAGAGTCCCCTGAGTGCCCGCTGAGAACCCCACCAGAAGTCGGTATGCCCGACATAAACCCGCCCTCGAAGCCGCTCCCGCCGGACGCGAGGACCGCCGCAACCCTCGGCCCCCGCGGCCCCCGAACCCCCTCGGCCGCACCGCAGGTCAGCGAAGTCCTCCGGCAGAACGTGGGCGTCGCGCCCCGCCAGCACGCCGCGCTGGGTCTCGCCGTATGGCAGACGCCGCACGCCACCCGCAGGCCGCGGCGCCTCCGCGACAAAAGCTCGCCAGGCGCGGAATCTCCCCACACGGGAGGACACTGGGTTGGCACGCGCCACGCATGGCCTCCGTTCGCGGGGCCGCAGGGCCCCGCAACGCGCGGACACCGCAAGGCAGGCGCCCCCGCGCACCACAACCCGCCGGACGGCGAATCGAGAGGGGGCCGTCGGGGCCCCAAGGCCCCGACCCCGGCACAAGCGCTCCGCGCTACGCGCAGCCACAGGAGTGGCGGACCACCAGCGCCGACGGGAACTGCTTGACCCGCTCACGGCGGGAGCCCGCCAGGCGAACGCCATCGTCCAGCACCAGATCGACCGCGGCACGCGCGCACCGCCGGACGCCGAGGACAACAGGGGACCGTCGGGGCCCCCAAGGCCCCGACCCCGGCACAAGCGCTCCGCGCTACGCGCAGCCGCAGGAGTGGCGGACCACCAGCGCCGACGGGAACTGCTTGACCCGCTCGCGGCGGGAGCTCGCCAGACGGACGCCGTCGTCCAGCACCAGATCGACCGCGGCGCGGGCCATCGCGGGGCGGTCGGAGCCGACCGTGGTCAGCGGGGGGTCGGTGAGGTGGGCTTCCTTCACATCGTCGAAGCCGGCCACCGCCAGCTCCCCGGGGACCTCGATCCGCAGCTCACGCGCGGCCCGCAGCACGCCGAACGCCTGGTCGTCGGTGGCGCAGAAGATGGCCGGGGGCCGGTCGGGGCCGGCCAGCAGGTCGAGGGCGACCTTGTAGGCGTCGTACCGGTTGTACGGGGCCTGGAAGAGCCGCCCCTCCGTGGGGCGGCCCGCCTCGTGCATCGCGCGGCGCCAGCCCTCGACGTGGTCGGTGACGGGGTCGCCGACGGTCGGGGTTATCTCGGTGCCGCCGAGGCACGCCACGTAGTCATGGCCGTGCTCCAGGAGATGCCGCACCGCGAGCTGCGCGCCGCCGACGTCGTCCAGCACCACCGCCACGTCGTCGATCGCCTCGGGCCGCTCGTGCAGCAGCACCACCCGGGCGTCCCACGCCTCGATCTCGGCCGCCGCGTTCTCGCTGGGGCCCTGGCTGATGAGGATCAGCCCGGACACCCGCATCCCCAGGAAGGCGCGCAGATAGTGCACTTCGCGCTCGTCGAGGTAGTCGGAGTTGCCGACCAGCACCATCTTTCCGCGCTCGGCGGCCGCCTGCTCGACGGCGTGTGCCATCTCCGCGAAGAACGGCTGCCGGGCGTCCGGAACGATCAGCCCTATGAGATCGGTCCGGCGGCTCGCCATCGCCTGCGCGACCCGGTCCGGCCGGTAGCCGAGCTCCTTGATCGCGGCAAGCACCCGCTCGCGCGTGGCCGGGGCGACCGGCCGGGGTCCGTTATTGATGACGTAACTGACGACCGCGGTCGACGTCCCCGCAAGCCTTGCCACATCATCCCGCGTCACCTTGGCCACGCGCGAAGTCTACGCGGGTCCAGCTAGCTGTTGGCCGGTCGTGCGGCAGCGGCCCTCGCCGCGGAGCCGGGCGCCCCGCCGGGGCGCTCGCCTCGTGCCGTGTCGTCCGCCGCGGAGCCCCGCGCCGCGGCCTTGGCCCGGGCCTCCTCGGCGGCGCGCTCGACCTTCTCCGGCGCAACGAAGCGGTAGCCCACGTTCCGCACGGTGCCGATCAAGGACTCGTGCTCGGGGCCCAGCTTGGCGCGCAGCCGCCGGACATGGACGTCCACGGTGCGGGTGCCGCCGAAGTAGTCGTAGCCCCAGACCTCCTGCAGCAGCTGCGCCCGGGTGAAGACCCGGCCGGGGTGCTGGGCGAGATACTTCAGCAGCTCGAACTCCTTGAATGTGAGATCGAGCACACGACCCTTGAGCTTGGCGCTGTAGGTGGCCTCGTCGACCGACAGATCGCCGTTGCGGATCTCCATCGGGCTGTCGTCGGTGGTGATCTGCTGGCGGCCCATGGCCAGCCGCAGCCGGGCCTCGACCTCCGCCGGGCCCGCGGTGTCCAGCAGGACGTCATCGACGCCCCAGTCGGCGGTGACGGCGGCCAGCCCGCCCTCGGTGACCACCAGGATCAGCGGGCAGCCCGGGCCGGTGGACCGCAGCAGCTGGCACAGGCTGCGCACCTGCGGCAGATCGCGGCGGCCGTCGATCAGGATGACATCGGCTCCAGGCGTGTCCACCAGGGCCGGGCCTTCGGCGGGAGCCACCCGCACGCTGTGCAGCAGGAGGCCGAGGGCGGGAAGCACCTCCGTCGAGGGCTGGAGTGCGTTGGTCAGCAGCAGGAGGGAACTCATCGTCCACCACCCGCCCCTGCCATGTTCTCGAGGTTGTGCACGCTTCGCTCGCCCATTACGTCGGTTCCTCCTCGGTCCCTTGCGAGAGGGGCACCTCCCGGGCAGCGCCCGGGGGAGTCTGCGGCTACTACTTCGTACGGTCACGCTCCGCACCCTTGGAGCGACGGTGCGCTCAAACGCGCATCACG
Coding sequences:
- a CDS encoding LacI family DNA-binding transcriptional regulator — translated: MAKVTRDDVARLAGTSTAVVSYVINNGPRPVAPATRERVLAAIKELGYRPDRVAQAMASRRTDLIGLIVPDARQPFFAEMAHAVEQAAAERGKMVLVGNSDYLDEREVHYLRAFLGMRVSGLILISQGPSENAAAEIEAWDARVVLLHERPEAIDDVAVVLDDVGGAQLAVRHLLEHGHDYVACLGGTEITPTVGDPVTDHVEGWRRAMHEAGRPTEGRLFQAPYNRYDAYKVALDLLAGPDRPPAIFCATDDQAFGVLRAARELRIEVPGELAVAGFDDVKEAHLTDPPLTTVGSDRPAMARAAVDLVLDDGVRLASSRRERVKQFPSALVVRHSCGCA
- a CDS encoding response regulator transcription factor; this encodes MSSLLLLTNALQPSTEVLPALGLLLHSVRVAPAEGPALVDTPGADVILIDGRRDLPQVRSLCQLLRSTGPGCPLILVVTEGGLAAVTADWGVDDVLLDTAGPAEVEARLRLAMGRQQITTDDSPMEIRNGDLSVDEATYSAKLKGRVLDLTFKEFELLKYLAQHPGRVFTRAQLLQEVWGYDYFGGTRTVDVHVRRLRAKLGPEHESLIGTVRNVGYRFVAPEKVERAAEEARAKAAARGSAADDTARGERPGGAPGSAARAAAARPANS